A window of the Mucilaginibacter sp. cycad4 genome harbors these coding sequences:
- a CDS encoding TIM barrel protein produces the protein MGFGDTVDRLKYTKPERKYILIDMKRIKSYTIIAILLSSGFLVAWINDYSQVSNKWKLGVEIYTFHRFTLAEGISKSDSAGVHYIEAASFQKIGDEIEKGYISQISEQGLVKLNKYLDKHHIKIRSVYVFGGSSLDSWKNGFLQAKKLKCEFITAEPPRNLWDSIDSLAGVFHIKVAIHNHWKGKSAFWSPDSVLAAIKNHPNFGACPDLGHWPKSGVDAVSGLQKLQGHILAIHLKDASQMNDPNARDVDLGTGVVNFKAVLEELKRQNYKGFIYIERDADVRPSNLPSVIKEISYYNDLLRNL, from the coding sequence ATGGGATTTGGTGATACGGTCGATCGTTTGAAATATACCAAACCAGAAAGAAAATACATATTAATCGATATGAAAAGAATTAAAAGTTATACCATAATTGCGATTTTGTTATCTAGTGGGTTTTTGGTGGCATGGATTAATGATTATTCCCAGGTAAGTAACAAATGGAAGCTTGGTGTTGAAATTTATACGTTCCACCGATTTACACTGGCAGAAGGTATTAGTAAATCGGACAGCGCCGGGGTTCATTACATAGAAGCTGCGTCTTTTCAAAAAATCGGCGACGAAATAGAGAAAGGGTATATTTCACAAATATCTGAACAAGGACTCGTAAAGCTTAATAAGTACCTTGATAAGCATCATATAAAAATCAGGTCTGTTTATGTTTTTGGAGGAAGCTCATTAGATAGCTGGAAGAATGGATTTTTGCAGGCCAAAAAATTAAAATGTGAATTCATTACTGCGGAACCTCCCAGGAATCTTTGGGACAGCATAGACAGTTTAGCCGGAGTTTTTCATATTAAAGTTGCAATTCACAACCATTGGAAAGGAAAAAGTGCTTTCTGGAGTCCAGACTCAGTTTTAGCTGCGATTAAGAATCATCCTAATTTCGGCGCTTGTCCCGATTTGGGGCATTGGCCAAAAAGTGGCGTCGACGCAGTCTCCGGATTACAGAAATTGCAAGGACATATCCTCGCCATACATCTTAAAGATGCCAGTCAAATGAACGATCCAAATGCACGTGATGTCGATCTGGGTACAGGAGTTGTAAATTTCAAAGCCGTTTTGGAGGAATTGAAAAGACAAAACTATAAAGGATTTATATATATTGAGCGCGACGCAGATGTCAGACCGAGTAATCTTCCTTCGGTGATTAAGGAAATCAGTTATTATAACGACCTTCTCCGTAATCTTTAA